A stretch of the Rosa rugosa chromosome 5, drRosRugo1.1, whole genome shotgun sequence genome encodes the following:
- the LOC133708934 gene encoding uncharacterized protein LOC133708934 — MRGAKSSRVFPGLGRCSGKTPVESCKVNKGVSKVEIIDLDDDDDVIDIDDIEQPQSRGSSTLRQNREFSTVIDIDDDDDASSDTDTVISVEEVGDLDSDATSSKSWFPTSNYRRSSLRSDGDECEVVQEKGFPSKGSKGKQTHSGTAPRRYGYGLYSESESASSDTDYSDCELIEGSVLHEHWKKASQKRKHVVHNCQPGPEDQASGSGSHGDTVDVENRSEQHAEAPVCSSSEHGNYEKESPPDMGTHDDHFDGSSFEAKMKTSSVESNQNVAKDSFPCAKPGSAKETESIHRNDDFQHVRGRVPEDPLSCKSQAVHNDGISGSGNEEEQSPEEHSSRSTEELAGKQSKHFMHNEQKLRDETCFSDSLPRFYNDRRSSGVLNEELSCKNQHSGEVLTDHGRVDLGGKDDDFQKGSSFEEKVKLVPGQPLNETHVDCGISEDDLGAVPRESKVSVDKSEISNEKDVSQERVGADSEVVSFCNTSSNRSSSASGNQSSEAREQLCAQGVNVTPVQNNIITDREKLKETDEYKQAMEEEMESRRQVLQIQAEEAQRLRKRKKAESMRLLDMQRRQKQRVEEVRETQKKDEENLNMKEKLRAEVRKELNRLESSCNSMASLLRGLGIQVGSGVHPLPQEVHAAYKRALLKFHPDRASRTDIRQMVEAEEKFKLISRMKEKLISTTWF, encoded by the exons ATGAGAGGGGCAAAATCATCAAGAGTCTTTCCTGGGCTTGGAAGATGTTCTGGGAAAACGCCTGTAGAAAGTTGCAAGGTTAATAAGGGTGTTAGCAAAGTTGAGATCATCGATCTTGACGACGATGATGATGTCATTGACATCGATGATATCGAGCAGCCACAATCTCGAGGTTCCAGTACATTGAGACAAAACAGAGAATTTAGTACTGTCATTGATATAGATGATGACGATGATGCAAGTAGTGACACCGATACCGTAATTTCTGTTGAAGAGGTTGGGGACCTGGACAGTGATGCCACCTCTAGCAAAAGTTGGTTCCCCACTTCTAACTATAGGCGGAGTTCCTTACGCTCAGATGGAGATGAATGTGAAGTTGTCCAGGAAAAGGGTTTTCCATCCAAGGGGTCAAAAGGCAAGCAAACCCATTCTGGGACAGCTCCCCGTAGATATGGTTATGGTTTATATTCTGAGTCTGAGTCCGCTTCCTCTGATACTGATTATTCTGATTGTGAGTTAATAGAAGGTTCAGTGCTTCATGAACATTGGAAAAAAGCTTCCCAAAAGAGAAAACATGTTGTTCATAATTGTCAGCCGGGTCCAGAGGATCAAGCTAGTGGATCTGGATCTCATGGTGATACTGTTGATGTGGAGAATAGGTCAGAACAGCATGCAGAGGCTCCTGTTTGTTCAAGTTCAGAGCATGGAAATTATGAAAAAGAAAGCCCTCCGGACATGGGAACTCATGATGACCACTTTGATGGTAGTTCTTTTGAGGCCAAAATGAAAACTTCTTCTGTGGAGTCCAATCAGAATGTTGCTAAGGATAGTTTTCCATGTGCAAAACCAGGGTCAGCTAAAGAAACAGAAAGCATACATAGGAATGATGATTTTCAGCATGTAAGAGGCAGAGTCCCAGAAGATCCTCTTAGTTGTAAGTCGCAAGCTGTTCATAATGATGGCATCTCTGGTTCTGGGAATGAAGAAGAGCAAAGTCCTGAAGAGCATTCCTCGCGGTCCACGGAAGAACTAGCTGGGAAACAATCTAAACATTTTATGCATAATGAACAAAAGCTCAGGGATGAAACTTGTTTCTCCGATTCTTTACCAAGGTTTTACAATGATCGAAGAAGCTCTGGGGTATTGAATGAAGAGCTTTCCTGCAAGAACCAACATTCTGGTGAAGTGCTTACTGACCACGGCAGAGTTGATTTAGGAGGCAAGGACGATGACTTTCAGAAAGGATCTAGTTTTGAGGAAAAGGTGAAATTAGTTCCTGGGCAGCCACTCAATGAAACACATGTGGATTGTGGGATTTCTGAAGATGACCTTGGAGCTGTTCCTAGAGAAAGTAAAGTGTCTGTGGATAAATCAGAAATAAGTAATGAAAAAGATGTTTCACAGGAGAGAGTGGGGGCAGATTCTGAGGTGGTATCTTTCTGCAACACTTCATCCAACAGAAGTAGTTCTGCAAGTGGGAATCAATCATCTGAAGCAAGGGAGCAGTTATGTGCTCAAGGTGTTAATGTTACTCCTGTTCAAAACAATATTATCACTGATCGTGAAAAGCTCAAGGAAACTGATGAATACAAGCAAGCAATGGAAGAAGAAATGGAATCCAGGCGGCAAGTCTTACAAATTCAG gCAGAAGAGGCACAGAGATTGCGTAAGAGGAAAAAAGCTGAAAGCATGCGCTTATTGGACATGCAGAGAAGGCAAAAGCAACGCGTGGAAGAAGTTAGAGAAACTCAAAAGAAG GATGAAGAAAATTTGAACATGAAAGAGAAACTTCGTGCTGAAGTAAGGAAGGAACTCAACAGATTGGAATCGTCATGCAATAGCATGGCTTCTTTGCTTCGCGGCTTGGGAATACAAGTGGGGTCAGGTGTGCATCCTTTGCCACAGGAG GTGCATGCAGCTTATAAACGGGCATTATTGAAATTTCACCCTGATCGGGCATCAAGAACTGACATCCGCCAGATGGTTGAAGCTGAGGAAAAATTTAAGCTTATATCTCGCATGAAGGAGAAACTTATATCAACTACGTGGTTCTGA
- the LOC133710063 gene encoding ACT domain-containing protein ACR4-like, which translates to MEVSMSFSHDMDDEYEKLCRRMNPPRVVIDNEACKNATVIRVDSANKLGILLEVVQILTDLNLIVTKAYISSDGGWFMDVFNVTDQDGNKVTDEGVLDYIRKSLGPESCFASSMRSVGVIQSMDHTTLELSGTDRPGLLSEVSRVLAILKCNVVGAQVWTHNTRAASVMHITDEDTGLAITDPERLASIKKSVCNVLKGSIKSKGSRTVVSHTGTHPERRLHQMMFADRDYDRVKDESVLDDKQRPDVNVVNWYDKDYSVVTIRSKDRPKLLFDTVCTLTDMQYVVYHANIDAEGPEAYQEYYIRHIDGSPVKSDAERQRVIQCLEAAIERRVSEGLKLELCTTDRVGLLSDVTRIFRENSLTVTRAEVTTKAGKAVNTFYVREASGNPVDSKTIESIRQEIGQTILKVKGTPEDFNPGSQESPTRFLFGGLFKSRSFVNFKLIRSYS; encoded by the exons ATGG AGGTTAGCATGAGCTTTTCACATGACATGGATGATGAATATGAGAAACTTTGCAGGAGAATGAACCCACCAAG GGTTGTAATTGATAATGAAGCCTGCAAGAATGCCACGGTGATAAGG GTTGATAGTGCTAACAAACTTGGAATACTTCTAGAAGTTGTGCAAATACTCACTGATCTTAACCTTATTGTAACCAAAGCGTACATATCTTCGGATGGTGGCTGGTTCATGGATG TTTTTAATGTCACTGATCAAGATGGAAACAAGGTTACAGATGAAGGGGTTTTGGACTATATACGAAAG TCTCTTGGCCCTGAGTCTTGCTTTGCATCTTCCATGAGATCTGTTGGTGTTATACAATCAATGGACCATACTACACTTGAGCTAAGCGGAACCGACAGACCGGGATTGCTATCTGAAGTGAGCCGTGTGCTCGCCATTCTTAAATGCAATGTAGTGGGTGCGCAAGTGTGGACGCACAACACAAGGGCTGCATCTGTGATGCACATTACCGATGAGGATACAGGGTTGGCTATCACTGATCCCGAGAGGTTAGCTAGTATTAAGAAATCAGTATGCAATGTACTTAAGGGCAGCATCAAATCTAAGGGGTCTAGGACTGTTGTCTCTCATACGGGCACACACCCTGAAAGAAGGCTACACCAGATGATGTTTGCAGATAGGGATTATGACCGAGTTAAAGATGAGAGTGTCTTGGATGACAAGCAAAGACCAGATGTGAATGTTGTTAATTGGTATGACAAGGACTACTCAGTGGTTACTATTCGGAGTAAAGATAGGCCAAAGCTTCTCTTCGATACAGTTTGCACTTTGACAGACATGCAGTATGTGGTTTATCATGCAAATATTGATGCTGAGGGGCCTGAAGCTTATCAG GAATACTATATCAGGCATATAGATGGATCTCCTGTGAAATCAGATgcagagagacagagagtgaTACAATGCCTTGAAGCAGCTATTGAGAGAAGAGTATCTGAG GGTTTGAAGCTAGAACTCTGTACTACAGATAGAGTTGGGCTGCTCTCTGATGTCACCCGAATTTTTCGAGAGAATAGCCTTACTGTAACCAGAGCAGAAGTGACAACCAAAGCAGGCAAAGCTGTTAATACATTCTATGTTCGTGAGGCATCAGGCAATCCTGTTGACTCCAAAACCATAGAGTCGATTCGTCAAGAAATCGGGCAGACGATACTTAAAGTGAAAGGCACTCCCGAAGACTTCAATCCTGGTTCTCAGGAATCACCAACCAGGTTCCTCTTTGGTGGTCTGTTCAAGTCAAGATCTTTTGTGAATTTTAAACTGATTAGGTCTTATTCCTGA